One genomic segment of Bradyrhizobium diazoefficiens includes these proteins:
- a CDS encoding polyhydroxyalkanoate depolymerase, whose translation MPIGEFGGAPPLAAEGSPVLTTPMYWMYEMAQASLNPARAVTDATKLLFQNPLNPWARTEIGKSVAAACELFERTTRRYGKPEWGLDDTEVNGLRVPVEVRSVWEKPFCKLLYFDRKFARPLRSPQPRVLIVAPMSGHYATLLRGTVEAFLPAHEVYITDWADARMVPLSEGRFDLDDYIDYVIEMLHVLGGNTHVMAVCQPSVPVVAAVSIMEARRDPFVPTSMTLMGGPIDTRRNPTAVNNLAQERGIDWFRNHVITKVPFPHPGMMRDVYPGFLQLNGFISMNLDRHVDAHKRLFANLVKGDGDLVDKHRDFYDEYLAVMDLSAEYYLQTVDTVFVKHSLPKGEMTHRGTRVDPSKVTRVALMTVEGENDDISGLGQTEATHTLCSAIPDHRRVHYVQKGVGHYGVFNGSRFKSEIVPRIHDFMVSAANPSSLQAIAAE comes from the coding sequence ATGCCAATTGGTGAGTTCGGCGGCGCGCCGCCCCTGGCTGCAGAAGGCAGTCCGGTCCTGACGACGCCGATGTACTGGATGTACGAGATGGCACAGGCCTCTCTCAATCCGGCGCGTGCGGTCACCGATGCGACCAAGCTGCTGTTTCAGAATCCCCTCAATCCCTGGGCACGCACCGAGATCGGCAAGTCGGTCGCCGCGGCCTGCGAATTGTTCGAGCGCACCACGCGCCGCTATGGCAAGCCGGAATGGGGTCTCGACGACACCGAGGTCAACGGCCTCCGCGTCCCCGTCGAGGTTCGCTCGGTCTGGGAAAAGCCGTTCTGCAAGCTGCTCTATTTCGATCGCAAGTTCGCCCGTCCCTTGCGCAGCCCGCAGCCGCGCGTGCTGATCGTCGCGCCGATGTCCGGCCATTATGCGACGCTGCTGCGCGGCACGGTCGAGGCCTTCCTGCCGGCGCATGAGGTCTACATCACCGACTGGGCTGATGCCCGCATGGTGCCCTTGAGCGAGGGGCGCTTCGATCTCGACGACTACATCGACTACGTCATCGAGATGCTGCACGTCCTCGGCGGCAACACCCATGTCATGGCGGTATGCCAGCCCTCGGTGCCGGTCGTCGCGGCCGTCTCGATCATGGAAGCGCGGCGTGATCCCTTCGTGCCGACCTCGATGACGTTGATGGGCGGCCCGATCGACACCCGCCGCAACCCGACCGCGGTGAACAACCTCGCGCAGGAACGCGGCATCGACTGGTTCCGCAACCATGTCATCACCAAGGTGCCGTTTCCGCATCCGGGCATGATGCGCGACGTCTATCCGGGTTTCTTGCAGCTCAACGGCTTCATCAGCATGAACCTCGACCGCCACGTCGACGCCCACAAGCGCCTGTTCGCCAACCTGGTGAAGGGCGACGGCGATCTCGTCGACAAGCACCGCGACTTCTACGACGAATATCTCGCGGTGATGGACCTCTCGGCCGAATATTATCTCCAGACCGTCGACACCGTGTTCGTGAAGCACTCGCTGCCGAAGGGCGAGATGACGCATCGCGGAACCCGCGTCGATCCGTCGAAGGTGACGCGCGTCGCGTTGATGACGGTCGAAGGCGAGAATGACGACATCTCCGGGCTCGGTCAGACCGAAGCGACGCACACGCTGTGCAGCGCGATCCCCGATCATCGCCGCGTTCATTACGTGCAGAAGGGCGTCGGACATTACGGCGTGTTCAACGGCTCACGCTTCAAGTCGGAAATCGTGCCGCGAATCCATGACTTCATGGTCTCGGCAGCGAATCCGAGCTCGTTGCAAGCGATTGCAGCCGAATAA
- a CDS encoding ABC transporter permease, protein MTDISLHRGISARRIGAMILRYWYLLLSSWPRLLELLYWPALQVITWGFLQLYIAQNANFFARAGGTLIGAVILWDILFRGQLGFSISFLEEMWARNLGNLMMSPLKPIEFLLSLMVMSLIRLAIGIIPMTLLALVLFHFNVYALGLPLIAFFCNLIFTSWSVGIFVSGLVLRNGLGAESIVWTLMFAIMPLACIYYPVSVLPAWLQYVAWALPPTYVFEGMRALLIENTFRTDLMLDALAINVVLLIASFGAFLALLRSARTHGSLLSGGE, encoded by the coding sequence ATGACCGACATCTCCCTCCACCGCGGCATCTCCGCCCGCCGCATCGGCGCAATGATCCTGCGCTACTGGTACCTGCTGCTATCGTCCTGGCCGCGGCTGCTCGAGCTCTTGTACTGGCCGGCGCTCCAGGTCATCACCTGGGGCTTTCTCCAGCTCTATATCGCACAGAACGCCAATTTCTTCGCCCGTGCCGGCGGCACGTTGATCGGCGCCGTCATCCTCTGGGACATCCTGTTCCGCGGCCAACTCGGCTTCTCCATCTCCTTCCTGGAGGAGATGTGGGCACGCAACCTCGGCAACCTCATGATGAGCCCGCTCAAGCCGATCGAGTTTCTGCTGTCGCTGATGGTCATGAGCCTGATCCGGCTCGCGATCGGAATCATCCCGATGACGCTGCTGGCGCTGGTCCTGTTTCACTTCAACGTCTATGCCCTCGGCCTGCCGCTGATCGCCTTTTTCTGCAATCTGATCTTCACCAGCTGGTCGGTCGGGATCTTCGTCTCCGGCCTGGTGCTGCGGAACGGCTTAGGCGCCGAGAGCATCGTCTGGACCTTGATGTTCGCGATCATGCCGCTCGCCTGCATCTACTATCCGGTCAGCGTGCTGCCGGCCTGGCTGCAATACGTCGCCTGGGCGCTGCCGCCGACCTACGTATTCGAGGGCATGCGCGCGCTGTTGATCGAGAACACCTTCCGGACCGACCTGATGCTGGACGCGTTGGCCATCAACGTCGTGCTTCTGATCGCTTCTTTCGGAGCATTCCTTGCCCTTTTACGCAGCGCCAGGACGCACGGCTCGCTGCTGTCAGGGGGCGAATAG
- a CDS encoding ABC transporter ATP-binding protein: protein MTENGKASSPPTVAERSASPAIAVDHLVKVYKQTCAVDGISFSLPRGSITGLLGGNGAGKTTTIAMIMGLVLPTSGRVQVLGHRMPEESAAVLGRMNFESPYVDMPMRLTVRQNLTVFGKLYAVKHLTDRIAKLADDLDLTDFIDRANGKLSAGQKTRVALAKALINQPELLLLDEPTASLDPDTADWVRAHLESYRKANNATILLASHNMLEVERLCDRVIIMKRGRIEDDDAPEAIMARYNRTTLEEVFLDVARGRVNGAKEAAR from the coding sequence ATGACCGAGAATGGCAAGGCTTCAAGTCCGCCGACTGTCGCGGAGCGCAGCGCCTCCCCGGCGATTGCGGTCGATCATCTGGTCAAGGTCTACAAGCAGACCTGCGCCGTCGACGGTATCTCGTTCTCGCTGCCGCGCGGCAGCATCACCGGGCTGCTCGGCGGTAATGGCGCCGGCAAGACCACGACCATCGCCATGATCATGGGCCTGGTGCTGCCGACCTCCGGCCGCGTCCAGGTGCTCGGCCACCGCATGCCCGAGGAGAGCGCTGCGGTGCTGGGGCGGATGAATTTCGAGAGCCCTTATGTCGACATGCCGATGCGGCTCACGGTGCGGCAGAACCTGACGGTTTTCGGCAAGCTTTACGCGGTGAAGCATCTCACCGATCGCATTGCCAAGCTCGCCGATGATCTCGACCTCACCGATTTCATCGACCGCGCCAACGGCAAACTCTCCGCCGGGCAGAAGACCCGCGTCGCGCTGGCGAAGGCGCTGATCAACCAGCCCGAATTGCTGCTGTTGGACGAGCCGACCGCCTCGCTCGACCCTGATACCGCCGATTGGGTGCGGGCGCATCTCGAGAGCTATCGCAAGGCAAACAACGCCACCATTCTCCTGGCCTCGCACAACATGCTCGAGGTCGAGCGGCTCTGCGACCGCGTCATCATCATGAAGCGCGGCCGCATCGAGGACGACGACGCGCCGGAGGCCATCATGGCCCGCTACAATCGGACCACGCTTGAGGAGGTGTTTCTGGACGTCGCGCGCGGCCGGGTCAACGGCGCGAAGGAGGCGGCGCGATGA